In Leptolyngbya sp. O-77, the genomic window GATTCGGCCGATCTGCGAAAATTTCGCGGCGAGGTAGTGTCGATTGTCTTTCAAGACCCAATGACCCGGCTCGACCCGCTGATGACCATCGGCGACCACTGCGTTGAAACGCTGCGATCGCACGTCCCGGATCTGTCTCGCGCTGCGGCCAAAGAGCGGGCGATCGCCACGCTAGAAGCCGTCAACATTCCCGCCAGCCGCTGGAACCAGTATCCACACGAATTTAGCGGCGGAATGCGGCAGCGAGTGGCGATCGCCCTGGCGCTGCTGCTGAATCCCAAACTAATCGTCGCCGACGAGCCGACCACCAGCCTCGATGTGACCGTCTCCGCCCAGATTTTGCAGGAACTCACGCGCCTCTGCCAGGAGCGCGACATGGGGCTGCTGCTAATCTCCCATGACCTGGCGCTGGTGGGCGAATACTGCGATCGCATTGCCGTCATGTACGACGGCAAAGTGGTGGAGACGGGCCCCACCGCCACCGTCCTCACCCAGCCGCAGCACCCCTACACCCAGTCCCTCCTCCAGTCCGCCCTCCACATCCAGGCAAACCCTTCTCCCCCTCCCCCCCTCTCTCCCTCCCTCCCTCCTCTGCTCAAGCTCGAAAACCTGCAAAAGCACTACACCCTGGAATCCAACTTCCTGGCAAAAATTTTGTCGGGCAAGCAAGATGCTGCCATCCGCGCCGTAGACGGCATCTCGCTCGATCTGTATCCGGGAGAAATTCTGGGACTGGTGGGCGAGTCGGGCTGCGGCAAAAGCACCCTGTCGCGGACGATCCTGCGGCTGGTGGAGCCGACGGGCGGCAAGATTGAGTTTTTGGGTCATGACCTGACGCGCCTCTCGCGGGAAGATCTGCGAAAACAGCGGCGGCAGATGCAGATGGTGTTTCAAGACCCCCACGCCTGCCTGAACCCGCTGATGACGGTGGGCGAGAGCATTGCTGACCCGCTGCTAATTCACGACCTAGCAGACGCAGCGGGCGCAAAGCAGCAGGTATTGCAAATGCTGGAGCGGGTGGGGCTAACGCCGCCGGAGGACTATGCCCAGCGCTATCCGGGCGACCTCTCCGGCGGACAGCAGCAGCGAGTGGCGATCGCCCGCGCCCTGATCACCCGCCCCCGGCTGCTGATCTGCGACGAACCCGTGAGTATGCTCGATGCCAGCGTGCAGTCACAAGTGCTAGAGCTGATGCTGCACCTCAAGCAAGAGTTTGACCTGACGTACCTGTTCATCACACACGACCTCTGGCTGGCGCGATTTTTGTGCGATCGCATCGCCGTCATGAACGCAGGCAAAATCGTCGAAATCGGCCCCACCGCCGAGCTATTTGCCAACCCCCAGCACTCCTACACGCGAACCCTCCTGAAGGCTGCGCCGCTGCTCAGTCGGGTAGGCGCGGCGCAGTGATGGAAGGGGGAAGAGGGAAGAGGGAAGAGGGAAGAACGAAGAAAGAAAAACGAAGAACGAAGAGAGAAGAGGGAAGAACGAAGAGAGAAAAACGAAGAGAGAAGAACGGTGAGTGTCCCGATTTCTTCACCACCCTCAATATGAAACGTCTTCCTTCTTCATTTTTCGTTCTTCATTTTTCGTTCTTCATTTTTCGTTCTTCATTTTTCGTTCTTCCTCCTTCCCGTCACCCCAAAAACTCGTAGGCAGTAGACAAGCTCACTTGGAGCGTCGGAACCTTCACATGATTTACCAGGTTATGCTCCAGGGCTTGCTCTGGGGTGAGATACCAATCGGCGTGGCCCCGCTGATGCACCTGCTCGACAAAGTAGCCCGGCGGCTTCTGGCAGTTTTCATCCAGAATTTGATACAGCAGCGCATTGAGCCGCTTTACTTCGTCGGCATCGGCAATGATCTCGCCGGCCTTGCCAAAGGAGACGGTGAGGCAGTCGTGGATCATGATGCGGCTGTTGGGGGCAGCATAGCGATAGCCGTGCCAGCCGCAAGAGAGCAGAATCGCACCTGCACTCATGGCCTTACCCATGACAACGGTGGCGATCGGCTTGGGCGACGAGCGGCAGATATCGACCATCGCCATCAGCGTGTCGATTTCGCCGCCATAGGAGTCGATCAGCACGGGAACCACAGGTTGGAGGGATTCTACGGCTCGGTTAAATTGCTCCAAAAAAGGTTTAACTGCGTCAGACTTAAATTCATTAACCCACACTACGGCTGGGGGAGGGGCAAGTTTTTCCAGGGCTTCGCGCTCTGCACGAGCATTGGTGGTGTATTGGATACGCATCGACGAGAGACTAAACGTTTCCCTATCCTAATCCACAGGCAGATTTGTTTGTCGAGTCTAACTTTTGACGCTGCAAGTGGGAATCATTTTTGTGTAGTATTCTCTTTGAGATTTCTTAACCTTTGGTCTGTCTTTAGGCGCAACGGTGCATCCTAGCTTGACACTGAACGTTAAAGCCTCCTGATT contains:
- a CDS encoding dipeptide ABC transporter ATP-binding protein, with product MSDTLVRQSSVGESLFEIEHLRVAYPFQRGQQAANAADADGLDWAVDDVSLVLKAGDRLGLVGESGCGKSTLGRAAVRLLPADTRIEGRVLFRGRNVFELDSADLRKFRGEVVSIVFQDPMTRLDPLMTIGDHCVETLRSHVPDLSRAAAKERAIATLEAVNIPASRWNQYPHEFSGGMRQRVAIALALLLNPKLIVADEPTTSLDVTVSAQILQELTRLCQERDMGLLLISHDLALVGEYCDRIAVMYDGKVVETGPTATVLTQPQHPYTQSLLQSALHIQANPSPPPPLSPSLPPLLKLENLQKHYTLESNFLAKILSGKQDAAIRAVDGISLDLYPGEILGLVGESGCGKSTLSRTILRLVEPTGGKIEFLGHDLTRLSREDLRKQRRQMQMVFQDPHACLNPLMTVGESIADPLLIHDLADAAGAKQQVLQMLERVGLTPPEDYAQRYPGDLSGGQQQRVAIARALITRPRLLICDEPVSMLDASVQSQVLELMLHLKQEFDLTYLFITHDLWLARFLCDRIAVMNAGKIVEIGPTAELFANPQHSYTRTLLKAAPLLSRVGAAQ
- a CDS encoding ClpP family protease, whose protein sequence is MRIQYTTNARAEREALEKLAPPPAVVWVNEFKSDAVKPFLEQFNRAVESLQPVVPVLIDSYGGEIDTLMAMVDICRSSPKPIATVVMGKAMSAGAILLSCGWHGYRYAAPNSRIMIHDCLTVSFGKAGEIIADADEVKRLNALLYQILDENCQKPPGYFVEQVHQRGHADWYLTPEQALEHNLVNHVKVPTLQVSLSTAYEFLG